From one Melospiza melodia melodia isolate bMelMel2 chromosome 4, bMelMel2.pri, whole genome shotgun sequence genomic stretch:
- the CSF2RB gene encoding cytokine receptor common subunit beta: MDIKEIFILLLYLYLVFHVQAIQESIPMKSLKCYSDYNSQVTCTWMEHSEAHDLIPMILYQRDNIDMENKNMSCERQTENDLHEAPDMFVHWVCRRTTDYLGIGIKDTYGFRPKNGTDINQTELHVDLFQNVRPLPPQNLSVSPMTSGDFLLTWETADGSQGLGSALDYEVTYKRQWESWEEAASLLLSSTTQCSLRPEDLVPGSSYVARVRARPGQASSFSGQYSEWSTEVSWKTPEGGLQPRNLRCLFNGRDRLTCSWEVKKVITTSVLFGLFFRATPESQEEECSPVHEETLPNTLYVVQSCEIPVSNSSSQSLYHVSVRAKTEEKMIEAHKNIQVLPPANVSVTATGNQEYELRWKKHNLKYNFIPQRYQVKYWENNRYEKTFQVLNISNDEPPFIFTLQMLAASTEYRGKMRARVNKSPDYEGPWSEWSEEFTWKTENVLPPVVLPVMLPALIITLLIVAYCSYKYFLRKKKLWEEKIPNPSKSLLIQGYLGKGHLGSWPTSNQLDFNKYNLSEKMEQASFLQVLDKPAKTLAECLEGKTKKTDVSPVTPDLQNSYHALNESEHAPVACSSQRAGHSFPISRRNSADASIASHTAIPCFAFNGPYLYSPVVSSNPDIHQTLEMDAVGLSKKSVSLQYVTLPREDSPQAPQSQEQPEAAPPRDMLPDQKEMMRHLSDKEEVSQASPSCGEGTNKGTEEPNSPKALSCTTSPQQCPLEYITTDGLVLPSASTSTHPPLVTAEESPCGSQQPQPPSDHSCHESSQGKTGVTIPVSGQAPASSPELHLDTFGDYLTLPEGLCEHSEPTKISLPVLQKENGIPRKQPLSEGNLVVLNPDSTEPVFLCQVGDYCFHSLKSSVKMDNSQEDHQVMKLSENETMLGQPVCDDESITENEKDVWKREKIQAIQLFKNLKSDDYFSWQQSLRIKKIC, translated from the exons AGAGTATCCCAATGAAAAGCTTGAAGTGCTACAGTGACTACAACTCACAGGTGACTTGCACATGGATGGAGCATTCAGAGGCTCATGACCTCATTCCTATGATTCTTTACCAAAGAGATAATATTGACAT GGAGAACAAGAACATGTCTTGTGAACGCCAGACAGAAAATGACTTGCATGAAGCTCCAGACATGTTTGTGCACTGGGTCTGCCGCAGGACTACAGACTATTTAGGAATAGGGATAAAGGATACTTACGGCTTCAGGCCTAAAAACGGAACAGATATTAATCAAACAGAACTGCATGTTGATCTTTTCCAaaacg TTCGGCCCCTCCCACCTCAAAACCTCTCAGTCAGCCCAATGACATCAGGGGACTTCTTGCTGACCTGGGAAACAGCCGATGGAAgccaggggctgggcagtgcACTGGACTATGAAGTCACTTACAAGCGGCAGTGGGAGTCCTGGGAG GAAGCTGCCTCACTCTTGCTCTCCAGCACCACCCAGTGCAGTCTCAGGCCTGAGGACCTTGTCCCAGGGAGCAGCTACGTTGCCCGTGTGCGAGCCAGACCAGGGCAGgccagcagcttctctgggcagtacAGCGAGTGGAGCACGGAGGTGTCATGGAAGACCCCTGAAG GTGGCCTTCAGCCCAGGAACCTTCGCTGCCTCTTCAATGGTAGAGATCGTCTGACGTGCAGTTGGGAAGTGAAGAAAGTGATCACCACCTCTGTCCTCTTTGGCTTGTTCTTCAGGGCCACCCCAGAATCACA AGAAGAGGAGTGCTCTCCTGTGCATGAGGAGACTTTGCCCAACACCCTATATGTGGTCCAGAGCTGTGAGATCCCTGTTAGCAATTCTAGCAGCCAGAGCCTGTACCATGTATCTGTCCGGGCCAAGACAGAGGAAAAGATGATTGAAGCCCACAAAAACA TCCAGGTGCTGCCGCCTGCAAATGTGTCAGTAACAGCAACAGGGAACCAAGAGTATGaactaaggtggaaaaaacacaATTTGAAGTACAACTTCATACCACAGAGATACCAAGTCAAGTACTGGGAAAACAACCGATATGAAAAG ACTTTCCAGGTGTTAAATATCAGCAATGATGAACCTCCCTTCATCTTCACCCTGCAGATGCTGGCAGCATCTACAGAATATAGGGGGAAAATGCGTGCAAGGGTGAATAAGTCTCCAGACTATGAGGGACCTTGGAGTGAATGGAGTGAGGAGTTCACCTGGAAGACTGAGAATG TTCTGCCACCTGTGGTTCTCCCAGTGATGCTCCCAGCTCTCATCATCACTTTGCTGATAGTTGCTTATTGCAGCTATAAGTATTTCCTCAG GAAGAAGAAATTGTGGGAAGAAAAGATTCCGAACCCCAGCAAGAGTCTCCTGATCCAGGGCTATCTGGGG aaagGACATTTGGGGAGTTGGCCAACAAGCAACCAGCTGGACTTCAACAAATACAACCTTTCAGAGAAGATGGAGCAAGCTAGCTTCCTTCAAGTTTTGGACAA GCCGGCAAAGACTTTGGCTGAGTGCCTTGAAGGGAAGACTAAGAAGACAGATGTTTCCCCTGTTACACCTGACCTACAGAACTCATACCATGCTTTAAATGAGTCAGAGCATGCCCCAGTTGCCTGCTCAAGTCAGAGAGCTGGTCATTCCTTTCCCATTTCAAGGAGAAACAGTGCTGATGCAAGTATTGCTTCCCACACAGCAATCCCTTGCTTTGCTTTCAATGGTCCATACTTGTACAGCCCAGTGGTGTCCTCTAACCCTGACATACACCAGACCCTGGAAATGGACGCTGTGGGACTCAGTAAGAAATCAGTTTCCCTTCAGTATGTGACTCTCCCAAGGGAAGActctccccaggccccacagagccaggagcagccagaAGCAGCTCCTCCAAGGGACATGCTCCCAGATCAGAAGGAAATGATGCGGCACCTCAGTGACAAGGAAGAGGTCTCACAGGCCTCACCATCCTGTGGGGAAGGCACCAACAAGGGAACAGAGGAGCCGAACTCTCCAAAGGCTCTCAGCTGTACCACATCTCCTCAACAGTGCCCTTTGGAGTACATCACCACGGACGGCCTGGTACTGCCATCGGCCAGCACCTCCACCCATCCTCCACTTGTCACAGCTGAGGAATCACCTTGTGgctcacagcagccccagcctcccaGTGACCACTCTTGCCATGAGTCTTCTCAAGGGAAAACTGGTGTCACGATCCCAGTTTCAGGCCAAGCACCAGCCTCATCTCCTGAATTGCACCTGGATACCTTTGGCGACTATCTTACTCTGCCTGAAGGTCTCTGTGAACATTCAGAGCCCACAAAGATTTCTTTGCCTGTCTTACAGAAGGAAAATGGTATTCCTAGAAAGCAGCCTTTGTCAGAAGGTAACTTGGTGGTGTTAAACCCCGACAGCACTGAGCCAGTTTTCCTTTGCCAGGTTGGTGACTATTGCTTCCACAGCCTAAAATCCAGTGTCAAGATGGATAATAGTCAGGAAGACCATCAAGTCATGAAACTTTCTGAAAACGAGACAATGCTTGGGCAGCCTGTATGTGATGATGAATCCATCACAGAGAATGAAAAGGATGTatggaagagggaaaaaatacaGGCCATCCAGCTCTTCAAAAACCTGAAATCAGATGATTACTTTTCCTGGCAGCAATCTTTGAGGATCAAAAAAATCTGTTAA